The Nostoc sp. 'Lobaria pulmonaria (5183) cyanobiont' genome window below encodes:
- a CDS encoding two-partner secretion domain-containing protein gives MFKVINIHRQYSQYFKIYTILFFSNIFTYFITCFHPANAQIIPDNTLGTEKSTITPQNTRELVGGGAIRGGNLFHSFQEFNVNQGQQVYFTNPAGINNILTRVTGNHISKILGTLGIDGAANLFLINPNGIIFGKNARLDIAGSFVASTANAIKLGQNGLFSATEPQNSNLLTIQPTVLFANALYQQQAEISVEGNLTIGSGQTLTLQGDIITSNGSLTAPGGTVQLVGNQVSLLNNAKINTDAINNGNGGIVIIKANDLTHFEGNISARGGDNSGNGGFVEVSGGRVEFAGTVDTSASNGSFGRLLLDPKDILIQAGGTLSGQSLSQALALNNVSLQANNDITVDDDITGVGANNLNLEAGRSLTINPNRSIIINGGNFNAKINDENAIAIERGPGTAQFFMNPGSQILTNGGNATITSGKFGQTSQINTTNASIISAKSSGNGGNIALNAINDITTGNLISGFFNIPNITDSINSGDITINSTAGGITTTNYLLANAQQQAGDISLLAAGNLSLNAAGDFPRSGNIASIGDTPGKITFTSGNILSGKNIRIVNANLGAGRGNDITLTARSIFLDTTSIFALARGKGRGGNMILNATDDVVMRTSDIGTNSDAALPVNLPTGASGDAGDFTLNTRRLSISQDPTAFFPFRATSISTGTDANTTGNAGNLTINASESVELIGRQPTTPILTPSQLVSQLLQGTGVGISTNAFGSGNAGKLTVNTGRLVLRDAGGITTFPVSGNGGDLTINATEILLQNFAGIQTATAGSGQAGNLTINADNVTLTDRSIINATALAGTGNAGNLTLSVKQLNVRDGSIVSSATTGEGNAATLNLNATDKVEVVGNFADNSSFPSTIATASLSPIGNAGPLNITTGELIVHQGGEITTATVGQGNGAPITINTRTLQLDNGRINASTAGAGNGGDITINANESVEVAGNGFADLQEKIINPAYASTLSLANFDQGIVAVSAGQGKAGNVVIQTPNFLSRNSGIIATTALGQGQGGNITINTSNTFALDNSFIGTGTLTNAESGNVNLTARQLTAKGGAQVFTTTFGSGKAGDLTVNAFESIDLIDPSQQGFGSGLFASSAQTASGNGGDININIPNGDLNIRDRATISVSALGTGNAGDINIDARSIFLDQGSITATSVSGQGGNINFKVANNLFLRNNSQISTRAGIENSGGGNGGNMDINSGFIVAVPQENSDITANAFAGNGGNINITSQGIFGLQVSDKLTPNSDITASSQLGINGIVNINTPDVDPTRGLTQLPSVPTDPANQIVAGCPSNEEANFVVSGRGGLPEDPRQVLHGQVVLQDMRVSADSPNKSEQISHRKVPDIKGQPPLLEATGWRINQLGQVELVANITTQIQPDGGRNKSDCGNLSDQP, from the coding sequence ATGTTTAAAGTAATAAATATTCATAGACAGTACTCTCAGTACTTTAAAATATACACAATATTATTTTTTAGTAATATATTTACTTATTTTATTACCTGTTTTCACCCAGCTAATGCTCAAATAATACCTGATAACACTTTAGGAACTGAAAAATCTACCATTACCCCTCAGAATACTCGTGAATTAGTTGGTGGAGGTGCAATTCGCGGTGGTAATCTTTTCCATAGTTTTCAAGAATTTAATGTTAATCAAGGGCAGCAAGTTTATTTTACCAATCCAGCAGGCATTAATAACATCCTCACTCGCGTTACAGGAAACCATATATCTAAGATTTTGGGTACATTAGGTATAGATGGTGCTGCAAATTTATTTTTGATTAATCCGAATGGGATTATTTTTGGTAAAAATGCTCGGTTAGATATCGCAGGTTCTTTTGTAGCTAGTACTGCAAATGCAATTAAATTAGGACAAAATGGGTTATTTAGTGCAACAGAACCACAAAATAGTAATTTACTCACAATTCAGCCAACAGTTTTATTTGCTAATGCCTTGTACCAACAACAAGCAGAGATTAGTGTAGAAGGAAATTTAACAATAGGTAGTGGGCAAACTCTGACTTTACAGGGAGATATTATTACTAGTAATGGTTCTCTTACCGCACCAGGGGGAACCGTGCAGCTTGTAGGAAATCAGGTAAGTTTATTAAATAATGCCAAGATTAACACTGATGCTATTAATAATGGCAATGGCGGCATTGTAATTATTAAAGCAAACGATTTGACGCATTTTGAGGGTAATATTAGTGCCCGTGGCGGTGACAATTCTGGGAACGGTGGTTTTGTAGAAGTATCAGGTGGCAGAGTGGAATTTGCTGGTACTGTGGATACTAGTGCGTCAAATGGCTCATTTGGGAGATTACTGCTTGACCCGAAAGATATTCTGATTCAAGCAGGGGGCACTCTTAGCGGTCAAAGTTTGAGCCAAGCGCTAGCACTTAATAATGTCAGTTTACAAGCTAATAATGATATTACTGTTGATGATGATATCACAGGCGTTGGGGCAAATAATCTTAACTTAGAAGCGGGGCGATCGCTCACCATAAATCCCAACCGCAGTATTATTATCAATGGTGGTAATTTTAACGCCAAAATTAACGATGAAAATGCGATCGCCATCGAAAGAGGTCCTGGAACAGCGCAGTTTTTCATGAACCCAGGTTCCCAAATCCTCACCAATGGCGGGAATGCAACGATTACATCAGGAAAGTTTGGCCAAACCAGTCAAATTAATACTACCAATGCATCTATCATTTCTGCGAAAAGTAGCGGGAATGGTGGCAATATTGCCCTAAACGCTATCAATGATATTACAACTGGTAATTTAATTAGTGGGTTTTTCAACATACCCAATATCACCGACTCTATTAATAGCGGTGACATTACTATCAACAGCACCGCAGGCGGAATTACTACTACTAATTATCTGTTAGCTAATGCTCAACAGCAAGCAGGAGATATTTCACTACTAGCCGCAGGTAATCTTAGCCTCAATGCCGCAGGTGACTTTCCTCGTTCAGGTAATATTGCTTCTATTGGAGACACACCAGGAAAAATTACATTTACTAGTGGTAATATCCTCTCTGGTAAAAATATCCGCATTGTCAATGCAAACTTAGGTGCTGGTAGAGGCAATGATATCACCCTTACCGCCCGCTCGATTTTTCTGGACACTACATCTATTTTTGCCTTGGCTAGGGGTAAAGGTCGAGGGGGAAATATGATTCTCAATGCTACAGATGACGTAGTAATGCGGACAAGCGATATTGGTACAAATTCTGATGCGGCATTGCCTGTAAATCTGCCTACTGGTGCTAGCGGCGATGCTGGAGATTTTACTCTCAATACTCGTCGGTTGAGCATTAGTCAAGATCCAACAGCTTTCTTTCCATTTAGAGCAACTTCCATAAGTACTGGAACTGACGCAAATACAACGGGTAATGCCGGGAATTTAACAATCAATGCTTCAGAATCCGTAGAACTTATCGGTCGTCAACCCACAACCCCAATACTTACCCCTAGCCAATTGGTGAGCCAACTTCTACAAGGAACGGGAGTAGGTATAAGCACAAATGCTTTCGGAAGTGGCAACGCTGGGAAACTGACGGTTAACACTGGGCGCTTAGTGCTTCGAGATGCAGGTGGAATTACCACATTCCCGGTGTCAGGCAATGGCGGAGATTTAACAATTAATGCTACAGAAATATTGTTGCAGAATTTTGCCGGGATTCAAACAGCAACTGCTGGTTCTGGGCAAGCCGGGAATTTGACAATTAATGCTGATAATGTAACGCTCACCGATAGGTCGATAATCAATGCAACGGCGCTAGCTGGTACGGGCAATGCTGGCAACTTAACTTTATCAGTTAAACAACTAAATGTCCGTGATGGTTCTATTGTCTCCTCAGCAACTACAGGAGAGGGGAATGCAGCAACATTAAATCTCAACGCTACCGACAAGGTAGAAGTGGTGGGGAATTTCGCAGACAATAGCAGTTTTCCCAGTACGATCGCAACGGCTTCCTTGAGTCCGATTGGTAATGCTGGGCCTTTGAATATTACGACTGGGGAGTTAATTGTCCACCAAGGAGGAGAGATTACTACCGCTACAGTTGGTCAAGGAAATGGCGCACCCATTACAATTAATACCCGCACGCTGCAATTAGATAACGGTAGGATTAACGCTTCTACAGCTGGTGCTGGTAACGGAGGTGATATTACTATCAACGCTAACGAATCTGTAGAAGTTGCTGGGAATGGATTTGCAGACTTGCAAGAAAAAATTATCAATCCAGCTTATGCGAGTACTCTCAGCCTGGCTAACTTTGACCAAGGAATCGTTGCTGTGAGTGCAGGCCAAGGTAAAGCTGGAAATGTTGTAATTCAAACCCCGAATTTTCTTAGCCGCAATAGTGGCATAATTGCTACTACCGCCTTGGGTCAAGGACAGGGGGGGAATATTACCATTAATACCAGTAATACTTTCGCGTTAGATAACTCTTTCATCGGTACAGGAACATTAACCAATGCCGAATCTGGGAATGTTAACCTAACAGCGCGTCAACTTACAGCCAAAGGCGGCGCACAGGTATTTACTACTACCTTTGGTTCTGGAAAAGCCGGGGATTTAACAGTTAATGCTTTCGAGTCCATTGATTTAATTGACCCCTCCCAGCAGGGTTTCGGCTCAGGCTTATTTGCTTCTTCGGCTCAAACTGCTTCGGGAAACGGGGGAGACATTAATATCAACATTCCCAATGGTGACTTAAATATCCGCGATCGCGCAACCATTTCCGTCAGCGCTTTAGGAACAGGCAATGCTGGAGATATCAATATTGATGCCCGTTCAATTTTTCTTGATCAAGGTTCCATCACTGCTACCAGCGTTTCTGGACAGGGAGGTAACATCAACTTCAAGGTAGCCAATAACTTATTTTTACGAAATAATAGTCAAATTTCCACCCGTGCAGGAATAGAAAACAGTGGCGGTGGTAATGGTGGCAATATGGATATTAATAGTGGATTTATTGTTGCTGTCCCGCAAGAAAACAGCGACATCACCGCCAATGCTTTTGCTGGAAATGGTGGGAATATCAACATTACTAGCCAAGGTATTTTTGGCTTACAGGTTAGTGACAAACTCACTCCAAATAGTGATATCACCGCCAGTTCTCAATTAGGCATCAACGGTATCGTTAATATCAATACCCCAGATGTTGACCCTACCAGAGGATTAACTCAATTGCCTTCTGTGCCTACCGATCCTGCAAATCAAATTGTCGCAGGTTGTCCCAGCAACGAAGAGGCGAATTTTGTGGTTAGCGGACGGGGAGGCTTACCAGAAGATCCCCGCCAAGTGTTGCATGGTCAGGTAGTTTTACAGGATATGCGAGTAAGTGCAGATTCCCCAAATAAATCAGAGCAAATCAGCCATAGAAAAGTACCAGATATAAAAGGGCAACCACCATTACTAGAAGCTACTGGATGGAGAATTAATCAACTAGGACAGGTGGAATTGGTGGCAAATATTACCACCCAAATACAACCTGATGGTGGGAGAAATAAAAGTGATTGTGGGAATTTATCAGATCAACCGTAA